CCAGAATCAACGTCATTAGTACGCCCAGTACCTGGGAGACCTGGATAAAAATAGAAATCTCAATGTAAACATAGAGAAAAATGGCAATAAGTGGTATCCAGCGCAAAGGGTTCTCCTGTAGGGTAACCGCTGTTTCAGCACGTCTGTTTGAATGATTGTGCAATTTGCATCCAACTTATATTGAGGTGCTTAGCAAGAATTTCAAGCCGTTTGTGAACATATTTGTGGGAGTAATCCCAAAGGGGTGATCTATCTTCACAAAATAATAAATAAGGAGTAATTACCCACATTTTAAGTGATCCAGATTACGGTAGAAAATCCTGAAGCAGCATATCATCTCGGACATCAGACCGATGCAGGGGATAATCGTCGGTCAGGAAACATTCGAAACCACATATATCCTGTGTGTTTAATGTAATTTTTTGGCAGCTTGAAAAAGAAGGTTCACATGTTAAACAACATTCGTATCGAAGAAGATTTGTTGGGTACCAGGGAAGTTCCAGCGGAAGCCTACTACGGTGTTCACACTCTGAGAGCGATTGAAAACTTCTACATTAGCAATAACAAAATCAGTGATATTCCTGAATTTGTTCGCGGTATGGTAATGGTGAAAAAGGCAGCGGCCCTGGCCAACAAAGAGCTGCAAACTATTCCTAAGAGTGTGGCGAATGCCCATCATTGCCGCCTGTGATGAAGTCCTTAACAACGGCAAATGCATGGACCAGTTCCCGGTAGACGTATACCAGGGCGGTGCAGGCACCTCCGTAAACATGAATACCAACGAAGTGCTGGCCAATATTGGGCTGGAACTGATGGGTCACCAGAAAGGTGAATATCAGTACCTGAACCCGAACGACGACCCCACGTTAACAAATGTCAGTCCAACCAACGACGCTTACCCGACCGGTTTCCGCATCGCGGTGTATGCTTCTCTCATTAAACTGATTGATGCTATCAGCCAACTGCGGCGAAGGGCTTTGAGCGTAAAGCGGGAAGAATTCCAGGGTATCCTGAAAATGGGTCGTACCCAGCTGCAAGATGCTGTGCCGATGACCCTGGGCCAGGAATTCCGTGCTTTCAGCGTACTGCTGAAAGAAGAAGTGAAGAACATTGGACGTACTGCAGAACTGCTGCTGGAAGTTAACCTCGGCGCAACGGCAATCGGTACGGGCCTGAACACCCCTAAAGAGTACTCTCCTTTAGGCGGTACAGAAACTGGCTGAAGTCACTGGCTTTGCCTGTGTACCAGCAGAAGACCTGATTGAAGCGACCTCTGACTGCGGCGCTTACGTTATGGTGCACGGCGCGCTGAAACGTCTGGCTGTGAAGATGTCCAAAATCTGTAACGACCTGCGTTTGCTCTCTTCTGGCCCACGTGCCGGTCTGAATGAAATCAACCTGCCGGAACTGCAGGCGGGTTCTTCCATCATGCCAGCTAAAGTGAACCCGGTTATTCCAGAAGTCGTTAACCAGGTATGCTTTAAAGTCATCGGTAACGACATCACTGTAACCATGGCGTCTGAAGCAGGTCAGCTGCAGCTGAACGTAATGGAGCCGGTTATTGGTCAGGCAATGTTTGAATCTATCCACATCCTGAGCAACGCCTGCTACAACCTGCTGGAAAAATGCGTTAACGGTATCACTGCTAATAAAGAAGTCTGTGAAGCATTCGTTTACAACTCAATCGGTATCGTCACTTACCTCAACCCGTTCATCGGCCACCACAACGGCGACATCGTTGGTAAAATCTGTGCTGAAACCGGTAAGAGTGTACGTGAAGTCGTACTGGAGCGCGGTCTGTTGACTGAAGCTGAGCTGGACGATATTTTCTCCCCACAGAACCTGATGCACCCTGCTTACAAAGCAAAACGCTATACTGATGAAAGCGAACAGTAATTGTACAGGGTAGTACCACAAGAGGCACGTCAGATGACGTGCCTTTTTTCTTGTTAGAAGTTACTTAAAAACAACAATTTAATATCAACTTGTTAAACAACAAGGAAGGCTAATATGATAGTTTGTAGAACTTATCATCGTTTTGCTGGCAATCTTTTTGGGCGCCAGACTTGGGGGCATTGGTATAGGATTTGCAGGTGGGCTTGGCGTTTTGGTTCTGGCAGCCATAGGCGTGAAGCCCGGTAATATCCCGTTCGATGTTATTTCCATCATCATGGCGGTAATCGCAGCCATCTCTGCCATGCAGGTCGCAGGCGGTCTGGACTATCTGGTTCACCAGACAGAAAAACTGCTGCGTAAAAACCCGAAATACATCACGATCCTCGCTCCGATTGTGACTTATTTCCTGACTATCTTTGCAGGTACAGGCAACATCTCTCTGGCAACTCTGCCAGTTATCGCTGAAGTGGCGAAGGAACAAGGGATCAAACCTTGCCGTCCGCTCTCCACTGGCGGTGGTCTCTGCACAGATCGCCAATCTACCGCGTCGCCAATCTCTGCGGCGGTGGTATACATGTCTTCCGTCATGGAAGGTCATGGCATCAGCTACATTCACCTGCTGTCCGTGGTCATTCCGTCCACCCTGCTGGCAGTGCTGGTAATGTCCTTCCTGGTCACCATGCTGTTTAACTCTAAACTTTCTGACGATCCGGTATACCGTAAGCGTCTGGAAGAAGGTTTGGTTGAGCTGCGCGGCGAGCGCCAGGTTGAGATCAAGTCCGGTGCGAAATCATCCGTTTGGTTGTTCCTGCTGGGCGTGGTTTGTGTTGTGGGCTTATGCCATCATCAACAGCCCGAGCCTCGGCCTGGTCGCTAAACCGCTGATGAACACCACCAACGCAATTCTGATCATCATGCTGAGCGTCGCAACGCTGACCACCATTATCTGCCGTATTGAGACTGATTCCATCCTGAACTCCAGCACCTTCAAAGCAGGGATGAGCGCCTGTATTTGTATCCTGGGTGTGGCATGGCTGGGGCGACACCTTCGTTTCTGCCAACATCGATTGGATCAAAGACACTGCTGGTA
This Citrobacter enshiensis DNA region includes the following protein-coding sequences:
- a CDS encoding anaerobic C4-dicarboxylate transporter; amino-acid sequence: MGARLGGIGIGFAGGLGVLVLAAIGVKPGNIPFDVISIIMAVIAAISAMQVAGGLDYLVHQTEKLLRKNPKYITILAPIVTYFLTIFAGTGNISLATLPVIAEVAKEQGIKPCRPLSTGGGLCTDRQSTASPISAAVVYMSSVMEGHGISYIHLLSVVIPSTLLAVLVMSFLVTMLFNSKLSDDPVYRKRLEEGLVELRGERQVEIKSGAKSSVWLFLLGVVCVVGLCHHQQPEPRPGR
- a CDS encoding anaerobic C4-dicarboxylate transporter family protein yields the protein MLWAYAIINSPSLGLVAKPLMNTTNAILIIMLSVATLTTIICRIETDSILNSSTFKAGMSACICILGVAWLGRHLRFCQHRLDQRHCW